The following DNA comes from Mycobacteroides immunogenum.
CAAGATCGGCCGGCGCACCGTCGACTTCTATCTGAAGCTCAGCAACTACGTAAACAACTGGAAGAGGCTCGGTTTCAGCGACGAGGACGTTACCTCGCCCGGCAGCGACGCCTTCATCGACGCGGTGGTGGCGCACGGCACCGCCACCGAAATCGCCGCCCGCCTGCACGAGCACCTCGACGCCGGCGCCGACCAGGTGTTGATTCAGGTACTCGGCGACAAGGGCCTGGTCGACACATTGACCTCGTTGGCGGACACCCTTCGGTAGTCGCCCACTAGGGTTAGGGCATGCGAGTCTTGGTGACCGGCGGCGCCGGTTTCATCGGAGCCAACTTCGTACACGCGACCGTCCGTGAGCGCCCCGACGTCTCGGTGACGGTTCTCGACGCGCTGACCTATGCGGGCAGCCGGGAGTCGCTGGCGCCCGTCGCCGGGGCGGTGAAGCTGGTGCAGGGCGATATCTGCGATGCCGACACCGTGGATCGGCTGGTCGCCGAAAGCGATGTGGTGGTGCACTTCGCGGCCGAGACACATAATGACAACTCGCTGGCCGACCCGTCACCGTTCCTGCGCAGCAACATCATTGGTACCTACACGCTGCTGGAGGCGGTGCGCCGTCACGAGGTGCGGCTGCACCACATCTCCACCGACGAGGTGTTCGGCGACCTCGAACTCGATGACCCGAACCGGTTCACCGAGACCACCCCGTACAACCCGTCCAGCCCGTACTCGGCCACCAAGGCCTCGGCCGACTTGCTGGTGCGTGCGTGGATCCGGTCGTTCGGAATTCGTGCCACCATCTCGAACTGCTCCAACAACTACGGCCCGTATCAGCATGTGGAGAAGTTCATTCCCCGCCAGATCACGAACATCCTGACGGGCCGTCGTCCCCGTCTGTACGGAGCCGGCGCCAACGTCCGGGACTGGATTCACGTCGACGACCACAACAGTGCGGTGTGGAGCATCATCGAGGCCGGAACCATCGGGCGTACGTATCTCATTGGCGCAGACGGAGAACGGGACAACCTGTCGGTATTGCGCACCATTCTCGATCTCATGGGCAAGGCGGCGGACGACTTCGACCATGTGACCGACCGCGCCGGCCACGACCTACGCTACGCCATTGATCCCACTCCGCTGCGCGACGAATTGGGATGGAAGCCAACGCATAGCGATTTCACCGGCGGCCTGGCCGCCACCATCGACTGGTATCGACACAACGAAGATTGGTGGCGACCCATCAAGGACGATGTGGAATCCCGATACGCCGCGAGAGGGCAATGATGAGCGTTTACGCGAAGAACAGAGGGCACTGACGTGAAGATCCGCGAACTCGCGGTACCCGGTTCCTTTGAGATCACTCCAGTCCAGCACCACGACAGCCGGGGAGTTTTTCTCGAACTGTTCAAAGGCCCAGCGCTTGCCGAGGCCATCGGGCACCCGTTCGATCTGCAGCAGGCCAATTGCTCGGTCTCGGCCGCGGGCTCGCTACGCGGCATCCACTTCGCCGATGTGCCACCAGGCCAGGCCAAGTACGTGACCTGTCTGACGGGCTCCGTGTACGACGTGGTCGTCGATATCCGCGTCGGCTCACCGACGTTCGGCGCATGGGACGCGGTGCTTCTCGATCCGCAAGACCGTCGCGCCGTCTACGTGCCCGAGGGGGTGGGCCACGGCTTCCTCGCGCTCGAGGATGACTCGACAGTGGTCTACCTTTGCTCGGCCGGATACGCACCGGGCCGCGAACACGGTATCGACCCCCTCGACTCGACGGTCGGGATTCAGTGGCCCACCCGTAGACCCGACGGCACCGAGTTGTCATTGCTGATTTCTGAAAAAGACGGTGCCGCACCGTCATTGCTGGACGCCAGGGATTCGGGCCTGCTTCCCGCCGCCGGCGAGGTGCAGGAGTACTTGGCTGGTCTCGCCGACTGATGAACGAACACACGAACGCCAACCCGTGATTGCTAAAGTCCCTACATGACGCAACCGCCTGCCGGGCCCCCGCCGCCGGATCCCGGGCAACCGGAGTTTCCGCCGTACCCGACGCCGGGCGGCACCGGGTACCCACCGGTCGAGCCGCCCCCGGCGGGCGGCTATCCGCCCATCCCGCCGGCCGGTCCCGTCGGCGGCGAACCGTATCCGCCCTATCCGCAGGCCAACCCGATGGGCTACCCGGCACCACCGGGATATCCCCCGCCGGCATCGCCGTACGGGTATCCAGCGCCCGGCGCCTATCCCCCGGTGGAAAGCGCGCGAGGCACCAACGGATTCGCGATAGCGTCGCTGATTCTGGGCATTCTGCCGATCTGCGCCGGCATCTTCGGTGTCATCTTCGGGTTCATCAGCCTGAGCCAGATCAAACGAACCGGCCAGAACGGCCGCGGTTTGGCGATCGCGGGCATCGTGCTCGGGTTCATCTGGATGATCGTCATCGCGATCATCGTCGCGGTGGGCGCCGGCCAGTCCGCCAAACGCGACGAGTCGGGCCATGTGTCCCAATCCGGCGATATGGACGTCACCAAGTTGCGGGTGGGTGACTGCATCGCCGATCTCGGCGAGAAGAGCTACTACACCACTACCAAGGCCATTCCGTGCGCACAGTCGCACAAGGCCGAGGTCTATGCGGTGGTACCGCTCTCGGGTAGCTCGCTGCCGTCACAAACGGTGCTGGACGAGAAGGGCAACGAGGAATGCGGCGCCGAGCTTGAGAGCTACGCACCGAGCGCATTCGACGACGACAGCGTGCAGATCACGTACCTGTATCCGACGAAACGTTCGTGGGCTCAAGGCGATCACGCGATCGCATGCGTGGCCACCTTCACCACCGCGCGCACGGCCTCGATCAAGGGCAAGTAACTAGGGACGCAGGGTGAGGATGCGGGGGCCGTCCTCGGTGACGGCCACCGTGTGCTCCCAGTGCGCGGCCCGGGATCCGTCCGTGGTGACTACGGTCCAATCGTCGGCAAGCACCCGGGTCTGGGTGGTGCCGAGGGTGAGCATCGGTTCGATGGCGAGCACCGACCCCACCGCCAGCAGCGGGCCCTTGCCGGGCGCACCCTCGTTGGGCAGGAACGGGTCCAGATGCATCGAGCGGCCGATACCGTGGCCGCCGTAGCCGTCCACGATTCCGAATGCCCGGTCGAACTGCTTTTCGGCGGCGCGGGTGCCCAGCTCGATGGCGTGCGACACGTCGGTGAGCCGGTTGCCCGGGACCATCGCCGCGATACCGGCTTCCATGGACAGACGAGTCGCCTCCGACAGCGCCTCGTCAATGGGGATCACGGTGCCCACCGCGAACGTCCACGCGGAATCTCCGTGCCAACCGTCCAGGATCGCGCCGCAATCGATGGAGACAAGATCACCATCGGCCAGAACCGCTGTTGCCGAAGGTATTCCGTGAACCACCTGATCGTTGACCGAAGAACAGATGGAGGCCGGGAAGCCGTGGTAGCCCAGGAACGACGGCACCGCGCCCGCATCACGGATCACAGCCTCGGCAACCTGATCCAAATCCAGCGTCGATACACCGGCCTTGGCGGCATCGCGCACCGCGACCAGCGCGGCACCCACGATGGAACCCGCGGCGGCCATGGCTTCGAGCTCACCGGGGGTGCGCTGCTCCACCGTCTTCTTGCGGCCGAAGAGACCCACTAACGACTCGCCTGCTACCGGCCCAGGGCCTGCGACGTGCGCGCGAACACCTCGTCCACGGTGCCCACGGCATCGATGGTCTGCAGCACGTCCCGGTAGTACTCGAGCAGCGGGGCGGTCTCGTCGCGGTAGACGTTGAGCCGGTTACGGATGATGTCCTCGGTGTCATCGGCGCGGCCGCGACCCAAGAGCCGCTGCACCAGCTCCTCTACCGGCACCCGGAACTCCAGCACGGCATCGATCTTGACGCCACGAGCCTCTTCCATGGCGGCCAGCGCGTCGGCCTGGTCCACCGTGCGCGGGAAGCCGTCGAGGATGAATCCGGCCGCCGCGTCCGCCTCATCGAGGCGCGCCTCGACCATCTTGTTGGTGACCTCGCTGGGCACCAGGTCGCCGGCGTCCAGGTACTGCTTGGCCTGCACGCCCAGCTCGGTGCCCTCGCTGATGTTCGAGCGGAACAGGTCACCGGTGGAGATCTGCGGAATGCCGAACTTCTCCGAAATCAGTTGTGCCTGCGTACCTTTGCCTGCCCCGGGCGGGCCGAGTAACACCACTCTCACTTCAGGAACCCTTCGTAGTTACGCTGCATCAACTGGCTTTCAATCTGCTTAACGGTATCCAGACCCACGCCGATCATGATGAG
Coding sequences within:
- the rfbB gene encoding dTDP-glucose 4,6-dehydratase, producing MRVLVTGGAGFIGANFVHATVRERPDVSVTVLDALTYAGSRESLAPVAGAVKLVQGDICDADTVDRLVAESDVVVHFAAETHNDNSLADPSPFLRSNIIGTYTLLEAVRRHEVRLHHISTDEVFGDLELDDPNRFTETTPYNPSSPYSATKASADLLVRAWIRSFGIRATISNCSNNYGPYQHVEKFIPRQITNILTGRRPRLYGAGANVRDWIHVDDHNSAVWSIIEAGTIGRTYLIGADGERDNLSVLRTILDLMGKAADDFDHVTDRAGHDLRYAIDPTPLRDELGWKPTHSDFTGGLAATIDWYRHNEDWWRPIKDDVESRYAARGQ
- the map gene encoding type I methionyl aminopeptidase, whose translation is MGLFGRKKTVEQRTPGELEAMAAAGSIVGAALVAVRDAAKAGVSTLDLDQVAEAVIRDAGAVPSFLGYHGFPASICSSVNDQVVHGIPSATAVLADGDLVSIDCGAILDGWHGDSAWTFAVGTVIPIDEALSEATRLSMEAGIAAMVPGNRLTDVSHAIELGTRAAEKQFDRAFGIVDGYGGHGIGRSMHLDPFLPNEGAPGKGPLLAVGSVLAIEPMLTLGTTQTRVLADDWTVVTTDGSRAAHWEHTVAVTEDGPRILTLRP
- a CDS encoding DUF4190 domain-containing protein, coding for MTQPPAGPPPPDPGQPEFPPYPTPGGTGYPPVEPPPAGGYPPIPPAGPVGGEPYPPYPQANPMGYPAPPGYPPPASPYGYPAPGAYPPVESARGTNGFAIASLILGILPICAGIFGVIFGFISLSQIKRTGQNGRGLAIAGIVLGFIWMIVIAIIVAVGAGQSAKRDESGHVSQSGDMDVTKLRVGDCIADLGEKSYYTTTKAIPCAQSHKAEVYAVVPLSGSSLPSQTVLDEKGNEECGAELESYAPSAFDDDSVQITYLYPTKRSWAQGDHAIACVATFTTARTASIKGK
- a CDS encoding dTDP-4-dehydrorhamnose 3,5-epimerase family protein, with amino-acid sequence MKIRELAVPGSFEITPVQHHDSRGVFLELFKGPALAEAIGHPFDLQQANCSVSAAGSLRGIHFADVPPGQAKYVTCLTGSVYDVVVDIRVGSPTFGAWDAVLLDPQDRRAVYVPEGVGHGFLALEDDSTVVYLCSAGYAPGREHGIDPLDSTVGIQWPTRRPDGTELSLLISEKDGAAPSLLDARDSGLLPAAGEVQEYLAGLAD
- a CDS encoding adenylate kinase encodes the protein MRVVLLGPPGAGKGTQAQLISEKFGIPQISTGDLFRSNISEGTELGVQAKQYLDAGDLVPSEVTNKMVEARLDEADAAAGFILDGFPRTVDQADALAAMEEARGVKIDAVLEFRVPVEELVQRLLGRGRADDTEDIIRNRLNVYRDETAPLLEYYRDVLQTIDAVGTVDEVFARTSQALGR